A window of the Camelus dromedarius isolate mCamDro1 chromosome 5, mCamDro1.pat, whole genome shotgun sequence genome harbors these coding sequences:
- the RNASE10 gene encoding inactive ribonuclease-like protein 10: MKLTLVQILFMMLLLLLGLGVGLGLGLQMAAAVLEDSDQLLNELQSTDSQDQVEATKEGTGAQTTETLLLSNQEVLQPEETIVSEDEVGGNKMLKAEALFQSNKDYLRSDLMDRECNVLMEQKMTQHNHTCIPQYVFIHEEPDAIKAVCKSPAVACNLKGGKCHKSSRPFDLTFCKLSKPGQVTPHCNYLTFILEKHILISCSDMKVQVTSGP; this comes from the coding sequence ATGAAGCTGACTCTGGTGCAGATCCTTTTCATGATGTTGCTGCTGCTActgggcctgggggtgggccTGGGGTTGGGACTTCAGATGGCCGCAGCTGTCCTGGAGGACAGTGATCAGCTACTGAACGAGCTCCAGTCTACTGACTCACAGGACCAGGTTGAGGCCACTAAGGAGGGAACAGGTGCCCAAACCACCGAAACCCTATTGCTTAGCAACCAAGAAGTGTTGCAACCAGAAGAGACCATTGTCAGTGAAGATGAAGTTGGAGGAAACAAGATGCTCAAAGCTGAGGCTCTCTTTCAGAGCAACAAAGACTATCTTAGGTCGGACCTGATGGACAGGGAATGCAATGTCCTGATGGAACAGAAGATGACGCAGCACAACCACACATGCATACCCCAGTACGTATTCATCCATGAGGAACCAGATGCAATCAAAGCTGTCTGTAAGAGTCCTGCTGTTGCCTGCAATCTCAAGGGAGGCAAGTGTCACAAAAGCTCCCGTCCTTTCGATTTGACATTCTGCAAATTATCCAAACCAGGCCAAGTCACTCCTCACTGTAATTACTTAACTTTCATTCTTGAAAAGCACATTTTAATATCCTGTAGTGACATGAAAGTCCAGGTCACTTCTGGACCATGA